In Helianthus annuus cultivar XRQ/B chromosome 8, HanXRQr2.0-SUNRISE, whole genome shotgun sequence, a single genomic region encodes these proteins:
- the LOC110870517 gene encoding extensin-like, whose product MDDDPDPEMQTGTPGHPISKSSGSPFQGSPYNGPDSFQEKMATYDWFFTPSYHNSPAQPPLEDPQLQAVSPPPLPVEEPPQPPPEPPRRRSNARMSVRGGPRFSSPRGSSSYPPVPEDPQLGGPSNAAPEANPPQASYAPPLPPVGFDNPIPTYPGPSGYNPYENPTGYPSDYVSQDPYLTAAQYQHLYPSTYPSMHPAGYPGQGYQYPPY is encoded by the coding sequence ATGGATGATGACCCCGACCCGGAGATGCAAACAGGAACCCCGGGCCACCCTATCAGCAAATCTAGTGGGTCTCCGTTCCAGGGATCACCTTATAATGGGCCCGACTCGTTCCAGGAGAAAATGGCTACGTATGATTGGTTCTTTACACCATCTTACCATAACTCTCCAGCCCAACCACCTTTGGAAGATCCTCAACTTCAAGctgtctcaccaccaccactcccggTAGAGGAGCCACCGCAGCCACCTCCTGAGCCTCCGAGGCGAAGAAGTAACGCACgcatgtccgtgcgaggaggaccCCGTTTCAGTTCTCCTCGAGGTTCGAGTTCCTATCCCCCTGTTCCAGAGGACCCCCAGTTGGGTGGGCCCTCAAACGCGGCACCGGAGGCTAATCCTCCGCAAGCTTCTTATGCACCACCTCTGCCGCCTGTGGGATTTGATAACCCGATCCCGACGTACCCAGGTCCTTCCGGGTACAATCCTTATGAGAACCCAACGGGATACCCCTCGGACTATGTGTCTCAAGATCCATATCTTACGGCTGCGCAGTATCAACACCTTTATCCTTCTACTTACCCTTCTATGCATCCAGCTGGATACCCGGGTCAGGGTTACCAGTACCCGCCGTATTAG